From a region of the Halolamina sp. CBA1230 genome:
- the mch gene encoding methenyltetrahydromethanopterin cyclohydrolase — MESINRMAVELVDEALDFADELNVAPYELDSGATVLDFGVEADGGVEAGVLLAEIQTAGLSTVTTRMGRVDGAPVPHVELSTDHPGVALLCSQKAGWELDFDVFDGLGSGPARALVGEESEFEAVGYYDEFDLTVLAVESIELPDEQIAAHVADLAGVEESGVFLPTFALGSIAGSVAAGARAPETAVWQLFEAGYDPDDVLSVSGTAPVAPVGYDESEAMARTNDALAYGGEVHLTVARDDEDAFASISSDAGAEFDEPFADIFEAHDWDFEALPASVFGPAAVTVDVADGPTYRFGERNEALLAESFGF; from the coding sequence ATGGAGAGTATCAACCGGATGGCGGTCGAGCTGGTCGACGAGGCGCTCGATTTCGCCGACGAGCTCAACGTCGCGCCCTACGAACTCGACTCGGGCGCGACCGTGCTGGACTTCGGCGTCGAGGCCGACGGCGGGGTCGAGGCGGGCGTGCTGCTCGCGGAGATCCAGACGGCGGGGCTGTCGACGGTCACGACCCGGATGGGCCGCGTCGACGGCGCGCCCGTCCCCCACGTCGAACTGTCGACCGACCACCCCGGCGTCGCGCTGCTGTGCTCGCAGAAGGCGGGCTGGGAGCTGGATTTCGACGTGTTCGACGGACTGGGTTCCGGCCCGGCCCGCGCGCTGGTGGGCGAGGAGTCGGAGTTCGAGGCCGTGGGCTACTACGACGAGTTCGATCTGACCGTGCTCGCCGTCGAGAGCATCGAACTCCCGGACGAGCAGATCGCCGCCCACGTCGCCGATCTCGCGGGCGTCGAGGAGAGCGGCGTGTTCCTGCCGACGTTCGCGCTCGGCTCCATCGCGGGCAGCGTCGCCGCCGGGGCGCGCGCGCCGGAGACGGCCGTCTGGCAGCTGTTCGAGGCGGGCTACGACCCGGACGACGTGCTCTCGGTCTCCGGCACGGCGCCCGTCGCGCCGGTGGGGTACGACGAGAGCGAGGCGATGGCCCGCACGAACGACGCGCTCGCCTACGGCGGCGAGGTCCACCTCACCGTCGCCCGCGACGACGAGGACGCGTTCGCGTCGATCAGCTCCGACGCCGGCGCGGAGTTCGACGAGCCGTTCGCCGACATCTTCGAAGCCCACGACTGGGACTTCGAGGCGCTGCCGGCGTCGGTGTTCGGTCCCGCGGCGGTCACCGTCGACGTGGCCGACGGCCCGACGTACCGCTTCGGCGAGCGGAACGAGGCGCTGCTGGCCGAGAGCTTCGGCTTCTAG
- a CDS encoding MTH1187 family thiamine-binding protein — protein sequence MTVVAFLSVAPATDESMGPEVAKAVAALDEFDVSYETTPMGTTIEAETIDELFAAAQAAHEAVDGDRVSTFLKIDDKRTSDADAASKVESVEEALGREAKRER from the coding sequence ATGACTGTCGTCGCGTTCCTCTCCGTCGCACCGGCGACCGACGAGTCGATGGGTCCCGAAGTGGCGAAGGCCGTCGCCGCGCTCGACGAGTTCGACGTCAGCTACGAGACCACCCCGATGGGGACCACCATCGAGGCCGAGACGATCGACGAGCTGTTCGCGGCCGCACAGGCCGCCCACGAGGCCGTCGACGGCGACCGCGTGAGCACGTTCCTGAAGATCGACGACAAACGGACGAGCGACGCCGACGCGGCGTCGAAAGTGGAGTCGGTTGAGGAGGCGTTGGGGAGGGAGGCTAAACGGGAGCGCTGA
- a CDS encoding GTPBP1 family GTP-binding protein, translated as MSADRAPLRRALERGEEEGGPIEFKTRLTRDTHLADGRMESLAAQLRHRVLSGDGEATYVVGVDDDGAIAGISPDAFSESMDVLSLLADEADAHIEDVETWGIDGGDGEGLVGVATLREGAMLDREDDEHVVVGTAGHVDHGKSTLVGTLVTGERDDGEGGTRSFLDVQPHEVERGLSADLSYAVYGFDDDGPVRMDNPHRKSDRARVVQEAERLVSFVDTVGHEPWLRTTIRGLVGQKLDYGLLAVAADDGPTKTTREHLGILLATELPTMVAITKTDAVSDERVEDVEDEVEAMLREVGETPLPVERHGIDAAIEEIGTVVPILRTSAVAGDGLDDLDTLFEALPKRESDADAPFRMYVDRSYNVTGVGAVASGTINAGSVEAGDELLLGPMADGSFRDVEVRSIEMHYHRVDQASAGRIVGIALKGVEESEIERGMALLPRDADPEPVREFEAEVVVLNHPTKIGDGYEPVVHLETVSEAAIFSPEGGRLLPGDNGNTTVRFKFRPYLVEEGQRFVFREGRSKGVGTVRSIDT; from the coding sequence ATGAGCGCAGACCGGGCCCCGCTCCGGCGGGCCCTGGAGCGCGGCGAGGAGGAGGGTGGCCCGATCGAGTTCAAGACGCGGCTCACCCGCGACACGCATCTCGCGGACGGTCGGATGGAGTCGCTGGCTGCCCAGCTCCGCCACCGCGTGCTCTCCGGTGACGGTGAGGCGACGTACGTCGTCGGCGTCGACGACGACGGCGCGATAGCGGGGATCTCCCCCGACGCCTTCTCGGAGTCGATGGACGTCCTCTCGCTGCTGGCCGACGAGGCCGACGCCCACATCGAGGACGTGGAGACGTGGGGGATCGACGGCGGCGACGGCGAGGGGCTCGTCGGCGTCGCGACGCTCCGCGAGGGCGCGATGCTCGACCGCGAGGACGACGAACACGTCGTCGTCGGCACGGCGGGCCACGTCGATCACGGGAAGTCGACGCTCGTCGGCACGCTCGTCACCGGCGAGCGCGACGACGGGGAGGGCGGTACCCGCTCGTTCCTCGACGTCCAGCCCCACGAGGTCGAACGCGGGCTCTCGGCGGACCTCTCCTACGCGGTGTACGGGTTCGACGACGACGGGCCGGTTCGGATGGACAACCCCCACCGCAAGAGCGACCGCGCCCGGGTGGTCCAGGAGGCCGAGCGCCTCGTCAGCTTCGTCGACACCGTCGGTCACGAGCCCTGGCTCCGCACCACGATCCGCGGGCTGGTGGGCCAGAAGCTCGACTACGGGCTGCTCGCGGTCGCGGCCGACGACGGGCCGACCAAGACCACCCGCGAACACCTCGGCATCCTGCTCGCGACCGAACTCCCGACGATGGTCGCGATCACCAAGACTGACGCCGTGAGCGACGAGCGCGTCGAGGACGTCGAGGACGAGGTGGAGGCGATGCTCCGGGAGGTCGGCGAGACCCCCCTGCCCGTCGAACGTCACGGGATCGACGCCGCGATCGAGGAGATCGGGACGGTCGTGCCGATCCTCCGGACGAGCGCGGTCGCTGGCGACGGGCTCGACGATCTGGACACGCTGTTCGAGGCGCTGCCCAAGCGGGAGTCCGACGCCGACGCGCCGTTCCGGATGTACGTCGACCGCTCCTACAACGTCACCGGCGTCGGTGCCGTCGCCTCGGGGACGATCAACGCCGGCAGCGTCGAGGCGGGCGACGAACTCCTGCTCGGGCCGATGGCCGACGGGAGCTTCCGGGACGTGGAAGTCAGGTCGATCGAGATGCACTACCACCGCGTGGATCAGGCCAGCGCGGGCCGGATCGTCGGCATCGCGCTCAAAGGCGTCGAGGAGAGCGAGATCGAACGCGGGATGGCACTCCTCCCCCGCGACGCCGACCCCGAGCCGGTCCGGGAGTTCGAGGCCGAGGTGGTCGTGCTGAACCATCCGACCAAGATCGGCGACGGGTACGAGCCGGTCGTCCACCTCGAAACCGTGAGCGAGGCCGCGATCTTCAGCCCCGAGGGCGGTCGGCTGCTCCCCGGCGACAACGGGAACACGACGGTCCGGTTCAAGTTCCGCCCCTACCTCGTCGAGGAGGGGCAGCGCTTCGTGTTCCGCGAGGGGCGGAGCAAGGGCGTGGGGACGGTCAGATCGATAGATACGTAG